In the genome of Columba livia isolate bColLiv1 breed racing homer chromosome 1, bColLiv1.pat.W.v2, whole genome shotgun sequence, the window ATGATGATAGGTACTCCAGCAAATGGCAGCATTTAAGGACAATACTTAGTATTTGTAGAGGATGGGGAAAAGTTGTATGTTTGAAGATAAACAATACACGTTGTATAAAATGCAACAGATACtttctgttgtttggttggttttaaggATTTTTGTTAACTTTTATTGGTTGTTAAACCTGAAGATAATTTGGGATTGTGATTTATTAAAGAAACTAGCCTGCCAGTGGCTGATGAGTTGTCATTAAAAACCTTTTAGGGATAACtattgaaattactttttagGATTGTAGTGACAATTCAAATTGGAAATATACAGCATTGTTTTAGATAAAGCAGTGTTACATCTGTCAAAAATTATAAGGTTCTTCATCTGTGAATGAAGTTAATTGCTCATGTCTAATCTGGAAAGTCCTGTGTGcttgaaagcttttcttttgtttactgCTATTAGTTTGTCTGACAAGATATCCAGTTGAGCTTTGAGGTATGGGAAATGCAGTGTAACTCACATAGGTTTTGTCAGAAATGAATGATTAACTGAGTCGTGCAGTAGTGAAGAATAAGCCAAGAGGATTAAAGACCTAGTGCAAAGATCAGTAAGATCATAAAGGAGAACATTTTAAACTGGTTACCTTTAGAGTAGAAAGGGTTCTCAGGGTACTGTAAAACTTGTTAACGTTGATTTATCAGGACACGCTCCATCAAAATAACATTTGTCTGCATGTCTTATATTGACAGGATGTGTTGAAAAGAacttcagtgaagaaaatatttttcctaatgtccagtttATGAGATGTTTGTGTCCTGCCAATCGTATATTATATGGGCAAAGTAAATACATGAAGTTAGAAGGGACAATTATTTGGTCTGCTCAAAAAACTAAGTCATTGCTGTCTCCTTTTAATTGATTGACATTGTCATATGTTAAAAGATTTGCCAAAGTGAGGTAACCACTCTTAGCAGCTAACTAGCCTGAGTTTGTAACTGGACTAGAAATTAAGAAGGCTTAAATCCATTCAAATCTGTTTAGCTGTGTAGAATGTGATGTGGTCTTGGCATCAGGTAGACTTCAAAAGCTCTTCTACAAATACATCTGTTGTGAATGTACCATCTGGAGACTTTGGGAGTTTTCAAGACCTGCTTCAAATATGAAAAGTAGAGTGAAGTCAGGCTCTTGGTGAGGGAGGTGCCTatagagcagagctgggtttgTTGGAGCAAGGTTACAAAATCTGGTAAGGAGACaagtctggtttttgtttgtgttggggttttttatacaTGTACTTCCACTGTGACCTAAGTGTTTCTcagactttaaaataataataatagtaataataccCCTTCTTCCAAAAAACATCTATGCTGAACAACCTGTATTTTAGGATTAACTGCTCGTCTTGAATAGCTTTCTGAAGCCATGTCTTGGCTGTCAGCACAGTTTTGAGAACCAAGCATCAGAAGTGAAAAGGCTGTCTTGTGTTCTCACTGTTGTTCATATCTGATACCCAGGCATCATCAATAAGAAGCCTGACTTgaaagcagcagagcaaagAATAGGGGGATGGGATAGGGCTgaagcaaacaaatgaaaagaaagaactaaatgtTGATGAGAGGATGGCATCTGAATAGAGACTGCATTTCTTGCCCATTGAATAGTTCcttagctgcatttttttttgttaatggttTATTGCAATTTGTATCGTGTCACTGACATTCTGTGGAATTCTCCACCTAGTGCTTTTCAGATTTCACAAAACTCACTGATACCCTGAGCATGGATCATAGATTGTCAGTGACAGAATCCCTTCAGGGTATGAGTAATGTTACAGTTTTCGTGTGTGGCATTGAAAGCCTAAATAAGCTCTGTAGGTTTCTGTTGACTGTCAGCTTTGTTCTTGAACTGGTGCAACTGCCCTGAGGAAACTGGAAAGAATAAGTATTGTGGAAGGATGGATTGTATACATGTGTTAATTGACAGGTGATGTCTATACCCAGTCATGTGGTATAGACATTGATGTGGTCCAGCTTGTTTCTAAGTAACAGACTATGACAGTTTCACTTAATCACGTTCTTCCAATGTGTTTCACTGCTTAATTGTATGAATGCATGAGTTTATTTCATGCTTTTGTGCTCTCACAAATGGTTTTTGACCATAATAACAGCTTTTGATTATGCAAGACATGGCAGATTTGGGTCATATGCACAACAACCCtagctttgggttttttgcagGATTCACAGATACATCAACAGCTTGTTTACATGTCATGTATAGATTGTAAGACTACAAAGAAATTTCACAAGTGAAAATCTTATAAATGGGAATTTTGGTTGAAATCCCCTCTGAAAATTCCTTCAAAAATCCACTCTGTCACCAGTGGATATTTGCCAGATCACGAGCTTTAAATAAGTTTGCTTGTAGAACAGCAAATGTTCAGCTGTATTGAACTGTACAGTTTACTTAAATATCCTATTAAGAAAAGATCTGTTCTTCAAATGTCTTACCAGTGACTTGCTATTTGTTCACCTTAATACATGGAAGTATGATTCTATATTTCATATAGAATAGAATGCTATACTTTCAGAGACACAACATGTACCTTTTATCTAAAGGAAATTGTCTTATTGCCTGTTGGTGAAAATGCAAAATAGGCCTTTTAatatacttttgtttttattacagcAATGTCATCTTACTTGTAGAAATATCATGACACATAGCAGCATCATGGTGGATGTAGGAAAGTGGCCAATATTTACCTTACTGTCACCTCAAGAAGTAGCATCTATTCGGAAAGCATGTGTATTTGGTACCTCAGCCAATGAAGCTATATATATAACGCACAATGATGAGGTAAGGCTGTAATAAAGCAGAGTGTATACTCtacaattttctgttttcagagtcCACTGAATACTTGCAAATTAATAAGTTTTCAAAAACATTGTGTGAAATTTGTATATTTCAAAACATGTTGGATTTaacttgtaactttttttttttagtcttgtATGGGGACAATGTAGATGGAGTATTTAGAAAACTAACAAATGACAAAGGCCAGGATGGATTTCATGCACTTTTGAAGACAGTCAGAATTCAAAAGAAGTTCTGATAGCTTGAAATTAAGTGCAAGTGCTCCAGGTATGAAGATATAAAATGAGGTTATGGCTTGCTAAGTAATAATAAAGCAGAAGATTATCAGTGGATTTTAATTATTCAGAAACTCAATGCAAATTAGCACTGTGCTACTGAAAGGAAGCAAGCTAGATGTTCTGGGATGTGGTAATGGGAGGGTTTCTTGTGAGACTGGGTAGAGTAGGAAATTTTTCTCTAAGTCCTATCAAAGCTGCCTGTGGGATGAGCCTCCCAGCTGTAGCTATTTACAAACTTCTTTTAGAAAAAGGTGTTGTCTTCCACTTTCACAGTTTAATACTTTTTCTAGTACAGTTCCTGAAAATGAGAAGCCTGGCTTCCAGTCCTGCACAGATCTGAAGAATTCAGACTCATTAACTTCCGAAGTGTCCCCGTACTGAATTTTGAGCTTATTAACTTCCACAAGGGAAGTCTTCAGCCCTTAAGAGTCCATGACAAAACTCTGTCCTGCCTTGATGAAGACATGGTTATTGCCACATCTGTGCATACCTGAGTATACATCACTTAAAATtagttttcctctgtttttcaggTATTTGTTTTTGGACTGAATTGCAGCAATTGTTTGGGAACTGGAGATAATCAGAGCACAATAGTACCAAAGAAATTAGAAGCCTTATGTGGAAAGAAGATTTCCAGTCTCAGTTATGGAAGTGGACCCCATGTTGTACTTTGCACTGAAGGTAGAAAATTAACATTTAGTatagaaaaataagttacagaTTTTAAGTTCTACTTACACTTAACAAGGGGTGGATTACGGTATAATGGTATTAAGTGGGCAACGCACACTAAGGGGTTCTCACTGGTCTTAAGTGGAACTGAATGTATTCTGTAATAGGTAAATTAAATATCTGTTACATTTCCATTATGTTGCAACTGTAGAGTTTTTCTCTATAATTTATCATGTGCTAAGCCTTACCTGTGCACTTTCATGTATTCCCACAATACATCTAGAGATTATACTgtgatatatgtatataaaagcTGTATACAAAGTGCATAGTTTTTTTAGTATACAGATAATTCTTGTAATAGTTCCACAATTTGTTACTGTCCTTTCATTTTAATGTCagtgttttctactttcttacaaTTCTGTTTATCTTCCTTGaaatttttgacatttttttatcacaaacttgaatattttttcagatggTGAAGTGTATGCTTGGGGGCATAATGGTTACAGCCAGCTTGGGAATGGCACAACAAATCAGGGCATTACTCCTGTTCAAGTTTGCACAAATCTGTTAATAAAGAAAGTGGTGGAAGTAGCCTGTGGCTCTCATCATTCCATGGCGCTGTCATTTGATGGGGATGTAAGTTGAAACTTGTTCAAATTCCTTAATCTCCTTGCATTGAATAGTGCAGATGACCTTGCAGTCTGAAGTTCTCTGTTGCTCTACAGTGTAGTTGCAACATAaccttttcttcctgctgcttcAAAGTTGGGTGTCCTTTTTTAAGAGCGGACttgaaaacaagttaaaaaaccccacacccaCAAACCCCAGTGAAAAGACCCCAACCACAAAAATTAGAATAAAAGGCTATTAAACCTTTGTGTCTTTTCATTTATTGTATGTCTCACAAGGATGAGACCAGAAAGCTGTGATGCAGGTGAAATAATGATTTGTAAGGTGTAGAATCTAACATGGTTATTTGCTTGCGATCCTGTTATTAAGGGCTATATCGAGTTGTTTGTATTCACTGGTAGCCTTTAGTCTGTTTCTTGTAGTCTTCATTATTTCCTCACTGGTACTGGGAAGGAATGTTGCTCTGCACACCTCTGAATACCTTTGTGTGTAGGCAGTGAAAGAGTCTCCTTTATGCTGTTTACATGACTTAAGGCTATCTGTCATGAGAAACATGTACAATTAGTTTCCAGTTAGCTAGATTTGAccagtgtatgtgtgtgtctgaTTTGAGTTACATGTTACTGCATGGAATAAAGCCTCGTTTCAGCTCCGCTTTAACAAAATAAGAGTTctaattttaaaacctttataACAATGAAAATGGAAACCACGATTCTTTCCATTCTTGTAATCTGACCATGTTTGTTGATTCAGTATGAAGTCATAGTACAGCAGTAATACAAAGTAGCAAATCAGTATTTTGGGGGTAGGAAAGAGACATTGTGTTAATTTAGGTGATCTGTGTTGTATCTGAAAGGAGAGTGTACACTTAGGAAAGATGTTCCTGGCTAATCTATAAAATTTGGTTTCTGTGTGGAAGGCAAGGACGTTCGTGTACTAGTCAAGCTAGTGGTACCAGCTGCTGTGTGTTAGCTGCCAGTGATGGCCATACTGTCTCTTGTAATAAATGTAGCATGCTTGACACATCAATGGAAGAGGGGAAGAATGTTTGTATTTACCATGGAGTTGCTATTTTCAGCTCATTCACCTTTGTGGCTAGTTAATGTGCTATAAGTCCATCCGTAGTGTACCTTGCAGTAGCTTAGTCTGTTTGTGCTCTGAGGTTTTATCTTTACCAGAAGTGATTATactaaaagcagagaaatatgTTGAGTAGagttttatttacagaaagatTTATCTGCAACAACCATTGTGACTTAGATATATCTAGAGTTTCAGAGAGGCATTGAAGTTGGAAGTATTAGTGGAAATACTTGGTATGATTTATTTGTACATTTGGTTCAGTGCAATTTTAATAcagtgcaaattaaaaaaaattatggacTTCAAGGACTGCAGACATTCATGCTTCTCTGAGAGGGAAAACTGATTAGTTCTTTGGCATGTTGATCTAGCTTCTGAGATTTTCCACCTCAGTTTTTTCCGTGTCATtgaaataaagttattttatagAGCATCTTCAAATATTATGTAGGATTCAAAGAACCAGCAAATATAAGtaacaaaaagcaaaggacGAATGCTTTCTTTTGTTCATATCAGACATGGTAAATAAGTTGTGTTGGTGAgagtttttttgttcttgtctttggtatttttctttggttgATGTGGGGTACTTTTTGGATGTTGGGTTGTGAgtgtgtggttggttggtttgtgacAGGGGAGGTGTTTGTTTCTAATGACTTGACTTTTGGTTTAGTGTTGCAGTACGCAGACAGCTTCTGGCACCAAAGGGTGTGCAGACTTCACATTAGGGTATCTGTCAGTGTGCTTCTACTGGCTAGCATGTCCATGGCTGGATATTTCTAAGAGGGCAAAACTGTTTAACTGGGTGAAGCACCACAGGATGAACAATCAGAAATAGTCTATAGGTGTGTATACACATAATAAAAATTGAAGgaactgaaaatacaaagctatattttttttttggtagcaaaCTACTTCCCTGTTTTCTGGACTTCTAGATGAAAGGAaccaatatttttgtttcattattattaGTTTGCTACTAGCAAACTTTGAATTGGCAGAGATGGTGCTTTTTTGTTAAGGCCATTGTGTAAGAGAGTTCTGCTACTGTGAAACATAGGCTGACAAAACCATCTCCTTTCATAGCTCTTGAAAGATATAAAAGAGGTATGATGAGAGTCCAGAAATAACCTGATTTAGAGTTCTATGAAGAGAACTAAAAAGCTGTAAAATGGGGAGTTTAGCCTAGGAAACAAGTGACATTTGGGCTTGCATTCCTTTTTCCAACATCATGGAAGTATTATATGAAGACAGTCCACTCACTGTGCTCTTTTGTCTTATAGTCTGACTATTTGTATGGaaatatgtttcttttgtttcctgttgTAGTCAGATGCTCTGGTTCTGTAGCaagaagctgaaaaaagaaCTATGTTCATATTTGCTACGTCAGTCCTATTGCTGTTTATaattttcagctgctgaaaataattttaagtgttttagCTCATTAAATAGGATAGTTTACCCAGTCTGACGCTGACTACAGTAAGATTATAATTTATTACTGTCATTCAGACCTATACTGCaactttttgcttgtttgttttttatggaCAGCTGTACGCTTGGGGCTATAATAACTGTGGTCAAGTGGGATCTGGATCTACAGCAAACCAGCCAACTCCTCGTAGAGTTTCAAACTGTTTACAGGGTAAAATGGTAGTTGGCATTGCTTGTGGTCAGACCTCCTCCATGGCTGTAGTAAGCAATGGTGAGGT includes:
- the RCBTB1 gene encoding RCC1 and BTB domain-containing protein 1 isoform X3, whose protein sequence is MTHSSIMVDVGKWPIFTLLSPQEVASIRKACVFGTSANEAIYITHNDEVFVFGLNCSNCLGTGDNQSTIVPKKLEALCGKKISSLSYGSGPHVVLCTEDGEVYAWGHNGYSQLGNGTTNQGITPVQVCTNLLIKKVVEVACGSHHSMALSFDGDLYAWGYNNCGQVGSGSTANQPTPRRVSNCLQGKMVVGIACGQTSSMAVVSNGEVYGWGYNGNGQLGLGNNGNQLTPCRVAALHGVCILQIACGYAHTLALTDEGLLYAWGANTYGQLGTGNKSNQLSPVQIMMEKERVVEIAACHSAHTSAAKTQSGQVYMWGQCRGQSVILPHLTHFACTDDVFACFATPAVMWRLLSVAEQPVPASHTWS